From one Alicyclobacillus acidocaldarius subsp. acidocaldarius Tc-4-1 genomic stretch:
- the flgK gene encoding flagellar hook-associated protein FlgK, which translates to MGTPTFSPLYIGLSGLQAMQEAESVVGNNIDNANTPGYAQESVNLVEGHPYPPVPGDGPMIGGQYGQGVSVQSVTRQDSWFYDRQDWQNQSTYQMYSTYSSILTQVQGILSEPSSNGIQNALDQFFGAWQTLSTDPSNTAARQAVITQGQVLAQTANTVTSQLQTLQSNVLSQINDQFQQLEQYAQELSAVQAQIAAISQSNVGAGGASSSAVENPNELLDQQAAIIDEMSKLANLTLSQNQDGTISVSIGPGGSSGTVIPLNALTQASVTEGSNGVLVLRVGSGSNTQTYSLSSVVSGGQIAGNAQGFTELTGLLNNLNAFTSQLATQINSALGGQTFFDTSPFGVDVKMTSATLALGPGGPPGSSTYVAGDNTYAVNVINLQTQAQSITWIDGSGNSQSATGTFDQLLASMVSQVGMTASGVAAGEKTADALLQQSSQLRQSISGVSIDEQASYMIAFQNAYAAAAKYIATFQTMLNALLNMVQP; encoded by the coding sequence ATGGGGACGCCGACATTCTCCCCTCTGTACATAGGGTTGTCGGGACTTCAGGCGATGCAAGAGGCGGAAAGTGTGGTTGGCAACAACATCGATAACGCCAACACGCCGGGTTACGCGCAGGAAAGCGTGAATTTGGTCGAAGGCCATCCGTATCCGCCGGTGCCTGGCGACGGCCCGATGATTGGAGGCCAATACGGTCAAGGTGTGTCGGTGCAGTCCGTCACTCGTCAGGACAGTTGGTTCTATGACCGCCAGGACTGGCAGAACCAGAGTACCTATCAGATGTATTCAACGTACAGTTCTATCCTCACGCAGGTCCAAGGCATTCTAAGCGAACCAAGCTCGAATGGGATTCAAAACGCGCTCGACCAGTTCTTCGGCGCGTGGCAGACGCTCTCCACGGATCCGTCGAATACGGCGGCGCGCCAGGCGGTGATCACCCAGGGGCAGGTATTGGCGCAGACCGCAAACACGGTGACGTCGCAACTCCAAACTTTGCAATCGAATGTTCTGAGCCAAATTAATGATCAATTTCAGCAGCTGGAACAATATGCGCAAGAACTTTCCGCGGTGCAGGCACAAATTGCAGCGATATCGCAGAGCAACGTGGGAGCGGGTGGGGCGTCATCGTCCGCTGTGGAAAACCCAAACGAGCTACTCGACCAGCAGGCTGCTATCATCGACGAAATGTCGAAGTTGGCAAACTTAACGCTATCGCAAAACCAAGATGGAACCATATCCGTCTCCATCGGGCCAGGCGGCTCTTCGGGCACGGTGATACCGCTTAACGCGTTGACTCAGGCGTCGGTGACGGAAGGCAGCAACGGCGTCCTCGTTCTGCGTGTGGGTTCCGGCTCCAATACACAGACGTACTCGCTTTCGTCCGTTGTCTCCGGCGGACAAATTGCGGGAAACGCCCAGGGTTTTACGGAACTCACAGGTCTCTTGAACAATTTGAATGCTTTCACGTCCCAACTTGCGACGCAAATTAACTCCGCGCTGGGCGGACAGACGTTCTTTGACACGAGCCCGTTTGGCGTCGATGTCAAGATGACCAGCGCAACGCTCGCGCTCGGGCCGGGCGGTCCTCCCGGATCTTCCACGTATGTCGCGGGAGACAATACGTACGCCGTGAATGTCATCAACCTGCAGACGCAGGCGCAGTCCATTACATGGATTGACGGCAGCGGCAATTCGCAATCCGCGACGGGGACGTTCGATCAACTGCTCGCAAGCATGGTGTCTCAAGTCGGCATGACGGCTTCCGGTGTGGCGGCGGGAGAAAAGACGGCAGACGCGCTTCTTCAACAGAGCTCCCAATTGCGGCAGTCGATTTCGGGGGTCTCGATTGACGAGCAGGCATCCTACATGATTGCGTTTCAAAATGCGTACGCGGCTGCGGCCAAATATATCGCGACGTTTCAGACGATGTTGAACGCCTTGTTGAACATGGTTCAACCGTAA
- a CDS encoding glycosyltransferase, whose amino-acid sequence MRWFFVLEHLGGQGGVESVLTTVSTYLRDKGHEVVLLMPHPSDNPAWEAPLCTVYYAMSAPPPRSALDHVATRIIGLCHTASLLPQPDVVVATHVPHTALYARMAYGHLRGVPVVSWLHAPLQLFAEPHLVQYADLHWCISSGIASSIAELVGGAAHVHWIGNPVRIDVSRVPAPKGKPRFLYMGRLENGQKRLDVLLHGLSQLDEDWHLDVYGDGPDRGLVKDWAESLGIDGRITWHGYVPSPWERVSEASALLLTSDIEGFGMVLAEALARGVPVVASDCPTGPRDLVEDGANGYLFRSGDSLDLRRKLSLLLSRSDTERERMAEIAVQSVQKFSVDRVVGRMLASLSACLKVGR is encoded by the coding sequence ATGCGATGGTTCTTTGTTTTAGAACACCTCGGGGGACAGGGCGGCGTGGAGTCCGTCCTCACCACGGTGAGCACGTACCTTCGCGACAAGGGACACGAGGTCGTGCTGTTAATGCCCCATCCCAGTGACAATCCGGCCTGGGAAGCTCCACTTTGCACGGTGTACTACGCGATGTCCGCACCCCCGCCGAGGTCTGCGCTGGACCACGTCGCCACCCGCATCATTGGCTTGTGCCACACGGCAAGCCTTCTGCCGCAGCCGGATGTGGTGGTCGCGACGCACGTGCCGCACACCGCGCTCTACGCCAGGATGGCCTATGGCCATTTGCGCGGTGTCCCCGTTGTGTCCTGGCTCCACGCTCCGCTACAACTCTTCGCCGAGCCCCATCTGGTCCAATACGCGGATCTTCACTGGTGTATTTCGTCGGGGATTGCGTCATCTATCGCGGAGCTCGTCGGTGGGGCGGCGCATGTTCACTGGATTGGAAATCCGGTGCGAATCGACGTGTCAAGGGTTCCCGCGCCCAAGGGGAAGCCACGCTTTCTCTACATGGGACGACTCGAAAATGGTCAGAAGCGCTTGGATGTGCTGCTCCACGGCCTAAGCCAACTCGACGAGGACTGGCACCTCGACGTCTACGGGGACGGACCCGATCGTGGATTGGTCAAGGACTGGGCGGAAAGCCTCGGTATCGACGGACGGATCACATGGCATGGCTACGTGCCGTCTCCGTGGGAGAGAGTGAGCGAGGCATCCGCACTCCTGCTCACGTCGGATATCGAAGGTTTCGGCATGGTGCTCGCCGAGGCACTGGCTCGCGGTGTTCCCGTTGTTGCGTCGGATTGTCCCACCGGCCCGCGCGATCTCGTCGAGGACGGCGCAAACGGTTATTTGTTTCGAAGTGGCGACTCCCTCGACTTGCGCCGAAAGTTGTCGCTGTTACTCTCGCGGTCCGACACCGAGCGTGAACGCATGGCCGAGATCGCCGTCCAGAGCGTGCAGAAATTTTCCGTCGATCGCGTCGTGGGGCGGATGCTGGCTTCGCTTTCAGCGTGCCTAAAGGTCGGGAGGTGA
- a CDS encoding glycosyltransferase, with amino-acid sequence MLLSACLIVKNEAHVIERCLKSLEGVADEIIVVDTGSTDDTPRIAAAFGARVYQAPWTGDFGEARNRSLQHAQGDYVLVIDADEFLPQEDGKRLRRAIEAGEADAYTVDLVNYVGSVARFVRAPGVRVVRVFRRGFTYQGTIHEQILPQIAARGGRVQVLDVELHHLGYLAEFVAMKGKPDRNLSILKQVLDQDPENLFHLTNLMAEYARINQPERVIEVGERAYAIAASHLVTEPHLVLRLYRMLAAAYGDIGDSNRLERLASEGEQLFPSIPDLPFIHGVYEMKQGRWHKAIRLFERCLEIGPVRSEIVDTIAGAGSFVAAAKLGELWLLEGDVERARDYFVQSLRANPRQEGVFFFLASLLPLGEAPVWSQLWRAAEHDPVCLAYLAIAGAMWRQDWVWSALNEIDHTPVTSPILAKLRASGVALGKLEPSSLPDEPAAKLEQRWFQALLAINRREGDLARSLLQDQPERLAQLEPWLSGGTPLHIGPLLDELLLVRAHRLLLQSLPQAADRDEVLSRVLASPLRDMLHHVAWRGERGWECDFLATAAFHRRDIATSLKWLERGLAYEPTVRRAVMEADLALAHRNVDHASTVVRQARAWFPSSDILRHIEERLHVTERQARSLDELLEEGTTMNPHRAYQMSVATMPLKVKIVKLHERAVECVDQVMELVKQGDIMGARTYIQYVQDIITFLRSNLDVSTEAGKAANASYGYFYKMLVGWFLQPARVADEYQEMRQFWQSWADTWAKVQA; translated from the coding sequence GTGTTGCTTTCCGCATGTCTCATCGTCAAAAATGAAGCGCATGTCATCGAGCGATGTCTGAAGTCGCTTGAGGGCGTGGCGGACGAGATTATCGTCGTGGACACCGGTTCCACGGATGATACGCCGCGCATCGCGGCAGCATTTGGTGCACGTGTTTACCAAGCGCCCTGGACAGGAGACTTCGGAGAGGCCAGGAACCGGTCGCTCCAGCACGCGCAGGGCGACTATGTGCTCGTCATTGACGCCGATGAATTTCTTCCCCAAGAGGATGGCAAGCGGCTGCGGCGCGCCATCGAAGCCGGCGAAGCGGACGCTTATACGGTCGATCTCGTCAATTATGTCGGCTCCGTCGCTCGCTTCGTGCGCGCTCCCGGCGTGCGAGTTGTGCGCGTGTTCCGGCGAGGCTTTACCTATCAGGGGACGATTCACGAACAGATATTGCCGCAAATTGCGGCGCGGGGCGGCCGCGTCCAGGTGCTCGATGTGGAGTTGCACCATCTCGGCTATCTCGCAGAATTTGTTGCCATGAAGGGAAAGCCGGATCGAAACCTTTCCATACTCAAGCAGGTGCTGGATCAGGATCCCGAAAACCTGTTTCATCTCACCAACCTCATGGCTGAATACGCCAGGATCAATCAGCCTGAGCGCGTCATCGAGGTGGGAGAACGGGCTTATGCCATCGCGGCGTCGCACCTCGTGACGGAACCGCACCTCGTCCTGCGGCTATACCGCATGCTCGCTGCGGCCTACGGCGATATCGGCGATTCGAACCGCCTCGAGCGTCTCGCGTCGGAAGGCGAACAACTCTTTCCGTCCATCCCTGACCTGCCTTTTATCCATGGCGTGTATGAGATGAAGCAAGGCAGGTGGCACAAGGCCATCCGTTTATTTGAGCGATGCCTCGAGATTGGCCCCGTGCGGTCCGAGATTGTAGATACCATCGCTGGCGCGGGTTCGTTCGTCGCAGCCGCGAAGCTTGGGGAACTTTGGCTGCTCGAAGGCGATGTGGAACGCGCGCGCGACTACTTTGTGCAGAGCCTGCGCGCGAATCCCCGCCAGGAGGGTGTGTTCTTCTTTCTGGCATCGCTCTTGCCGCTGGGGGAGGCGCCCGTGTGGTCCCAACTCTGGCGCGCCGCCGAGCACGACCCGGTCTGCCTTGCGTACCTCGCCATCGCTGGCGCGATGTGGCGTCAGGACTGGGTCTGGTCCGCGCTGAACGAAATCGATCACACGCCAGTGACGTCTCCGATTCTCGCAAAGCTCAGGGCATCTGGTGTGGCATTGGGGAAGTTGGAACCATCTTCCTTGCCGGACGAGCCCGCTGCAAAGCTAGAGCAGCGCTGGTTTCAGGCCCTGTTGGCGATCAACCGGAGGGAAGGGGATCTGGCGCGGTCCCTTTTGCAAGATCAGCCTGAACGACTCGCACAACTTGAACCGTGGCTATCCGGCGGGACCCCATTGCACATCGGGCCGCTCCTTGATGAGCTTCTGCTTGTCCGCGCTCATCGGTTGCTTTTGCAGTCTCTCCCCCAGGCGGCGGATCGCGACGAAGTGCTATCGCGTGTGCTCGCCTCGCCGCTCCGCGATATGCTCCATCACGTCGCATGGAGAGGGGAGCGGGGCTGGGAGTGTGACTTTCTCGCCACAGCCGCATTTCACCGCCGCGACATCGCCACGAGCCTCAAATGGCTTGAGCGCGGCTTGGCGTACGAACCCACGGTCCGCCGCGCAGTGATGGAGGCTGACCTAGCCCTGGCACATCGAAACGTGGATCACGCCAGCACGGTCGTTCGACAGGCCAGGGCCTGGTTTCCGTCATCAGACATTCTGCGACACATCGAGGAGCGCCTGCATGTGACGGAGCGCCAAGCGCGTTCCTTGGATGAACTGCTCGAGGAGGGAACGACCATGAACCCACACCGGGCCTATCAAATGTCCGTGGCGACCATGCCGCTCAAAGTGAAGATTGTGAAACTGCACGAGCGCGCTGTCGAGTGCGTGGATCAGGTGATGGAGCTTGTGAAGCAGGGGGACATCATGGGAGCGCGCACGTACATCCAATATGTGCAGGACATCATCACGTTCCTGCGCAGCAATCTCGACGTGTCCACCGAGGCGGGGAAGGCTGCCAATGCATCTTACGGCTATTTCTATAAAATGCTCGTTGGCTGGTTTCTCCAGCCTGCGCGGGTGGCAGACGAATACCAAGAGATGCGGCAGTTCTGGCAGTCCTGGGCCGACACGTGGGCCAAGGTGCAGGCCTGA
- the fliD gene encoding flagellar filament capping protein FliD yields the protein MSVNSTSMSTNLQTAASLLQQLNTVSNPSGTGLPVSQYVQDLQTILQQELEKPIQNQISSLSSQQSALTSLQSALQAFQQATETLASLQSWSTVQASSSDSSVLSVTASAGANIGTYQISVSQLAYAQTMFQNSALQTSATGASTLASGTLVITPHTLNQGQSVSISIAQNESLQSIANAINQYTSQTGVAASVLSTGQSYFLALSSVQTGAAYGFDVTETNVGSSGDALTFQTDTQAQDAQISVGGQTLSSPTNTFANYIPGLTLQVNSKGTATVTVSQDTSGALKAVQTWMSAYNTLIDTIRQDTAYTPGTGTSAGQAGPLFGDPLAEELLQALPAAVSSVVSGATSPYNSLASIGIVLDPSTGHLEFQSASGFSSASGTLPDGQSIFQNALTSSLSNVEQLFGVVNTTASQAVPTSGVLGNLYNFLSTMLVGNPNGTGQSPIQAEINALGDEKTSLQNYLNLVDQQIQYRVQQYTDQLNRLNEVMQQAQAQMQQLSAMFKTSSSNG from the coding sequence GTGTCGGTGAACTCCACAAGCATGTCGACCAATTTGCAGACGGCCGCCAGCCTGCTGCAGCAACTGAATACGGTCTCCAACCCATCTGGCACCGGCCTGCCTGTTAGCCAGTACGTTCAGGATCTGCAAACGATTCTTCAACAGGAACTCGAAAAGCCCATTCAAAATCAAATCTCCTCGCTCTCGTCCCAACAGTCCGCGCTGACGTCCCTTCAGTCGGCGCTTCAGGCGTTTCAACAAGCGACCGAAACGCTTGCCAGCCTCCAGAGCTGGAGCACGGTACAGGCGTCGAGCAGCGACTCGAGCGTGCTTTCCGTAACGGCCTCCGCGGGTGCGAACATTGGCACCTATCAAATAAGTGTCAGTCAGTTAGCTTACGCGCAGACGATGTTTCAAAATTCCGCGCTTCAAACAAGTGCCACCGGGGCTTCCACGTTGGCGAGTGGAACCCTTGTCATCACGCCGCATACACTGAATCAAGGGCAATCGGTTTCCATCAGCATAGCCCAGAATGAATCGTTACAAAGCATTGCCAATGCCATCAACCAATACACGAGTCAAACGGGTGTCGCCGCATCCGTTCTCTCAACAGGGCAGTCGTATTTCCTCGCCCTTTCATCAGTACAGACGGGAGCCGCGTACGGGTTTGACGTCACGGAGACGAATGTTGGCTCCTCCGGAGACGCGCTAACGTTCCAGACCGATACCCAGGCTCAAGATGCCCAGATCTCCGTCGGCGGTCAGACGCTTTCATCTCCTACTAACACGTTTGCCAATTATATTCCCGGCCTGACGCTCCAGGTGAATTCAAAAGGCACGGCGACTGTCACCGTGTCACAGGATACGAGCGGGGCGCTGAAGGCGGTTCAGACGTGGATGAGCGCATACAACACGCTCATTGACACCATCCGGCAGGACACCGCCTATACGCCGGGGACAGGTACGAGCGCTGGGCAGGCCGGCCCCCTCTTCGGGGATCCGCTCGCGGAGGAGCTATTGCAGGCCCTTCCTGCGGCGGTCTCAAGCGTCGTTAGTGGCGCCACATCGCCGTACAATTCGCTCGCGTCGATTGGCATCGTCCTCGACCCATCGACCGGTCACCTCGAATTCCAGTCCGCTTCGGGGTTCAGCTCTGCGTCGGGAACGCTGCCGGATGGGCAAAGCATCTTCCAGAACGCACTGACCTCGAGCCTCTCGAACGTGGAGCAGCTGTTCGGCGTCGTCAACACCACAGCGTCGCAGGCTGTTCCAACGTCCGGCGTGCTTGGGAACCTTTATAACTTCCTGAGCACGATGCTCGTGGGGAATCCGAACGGCACAGGGCAGTCGCCCATTCAGGCGGAAATCAACGCGCTTGGTGACGAAAAGACGTCGCTTCAGAATTATCTCAACCTGGTCGATCAGCAGATTCAATATCGGGTGCAGCAGTACACCGATCAATTGAACAGGCTGAATGAGGTCATGCAGCAGGCACAGGCGCAGATGCAGCAATTGTCCGCGATGTTCAAGACGTCTTCGTCCAATGGCTAA
- a CDS encoding flagellar biosynthesis anti-sigma factor FlgM: MAIPPSSFPVSPNPANDGTFRSTVDQVKSDRLQQLQQAVHDGTYEVNLERIAQVMVERGVFNERD, from the coding sequence ATGGCCATACCGCCGAGTTCATTTCCCGTTTCACCCAATCCAGCGAACGACGGGACCTTCCGCTCGACGGTGGATCAGGTGAAATCGGATCGGCTTCAGCAACTGCAGCAAGCTGTGCACGATGGAACCTACGAGGTGAATCTTGAACGCATCGCACAAGTCATGGTGGAGCGAGGCGTGTTCAATGAGCGTGACTGA
- a CDS encoding glycosyltransferase, producing the protein MVIDIVLGRALGRGGLESVLTTVSQALQQRGHRVRMFQFEPPQHPEWVSTLPEMHFYDPVAAGQERTFPGEVPIFRQALGYRRKILELGPPDVLLATHTPYLSLLAHLAVAVFGERRPPIISWLHGPAEAYGGGELLAYADGHLAISKGVEASLRRYVSDDAPVFSIGNPVTREGVRQVARPKDRWELLSIGRMDNLHKRLDVMFQALARTQMNFRLTIIGDGPDREALERLAQELGLGARVRWVGWLDDPWSCVGEASLLLLTSDVEGFGMVLVEALARGIPVVATRCSGPVEIVQDGHNGWLFEPGRSDELAALLDRLARGHLQLPAQDVCVHSVERYRTDAVIDRMEEALCAVRALYQPKAFPPFLGVALC; encoded by the coding sequence TTGGTCATCGATATTGTGCTCGGTCGCGCGCTCGGCCGCGGTGGTTTGGAGTCCGTGCTCACGACTGTCAGCCAGGCGCTGCAGCAGAGGGGCCATCGCGTCAGGATGTTTCAATTTGAACCTCCACAGCATCCGGAGTGGGTGTCCACCTTGCCCGAGATGCACTTTTACGATCCCGTCGCAGCTGGTCAGGAACGAACTTTTCCAGGTGAAGTTCCCATCTTTCGCCAAGCACTGGGCTATCGCAGGAAGATACTCGAGCTCGGCCCGCCCGACGTCTTGCTCGCGACCCATACGCCTTATTTGTCGCTCCTTGCGCACCTGGCCGTTGCCGTGTTTGGCGAGCGGAGACCGCCTATCATCTCGTGGCTTCATGGACCCGCGGAGGCATACGGCGGAGGAGAGCTCCTCGCGTATGCGGATGGGCACCTCGCGATCTCAAAGGGCGTCGAGGCGTCCCTTCGCCGGTACGTGTCCGACGATGCACCTGTGTTTTCCATTGGGAATCCGGTGACTCGGGAAGGGGTACGACAGGTCGCGCGCCCGAAGGACCGCTGGGAGCTTCTGTCCATCGGGAGAATGGACAACCTCCACAAGCGGCTCGACGTGATGTTTCAGGCGCTCGCCCGAACGCAGATGAATTTTCGCTTGACCATCATCGGAGACGGACCGGACCGGGAGGCGCTCGAAAGGCTCGCCCAGGAGCTTGGCCTTGGAGCGCGGGTGCGATGGGTGGGTTGGCTGGATGATCCGTGGTCGTGCGTCGGCGAAGCTTCGCTGCTCCTCTTAACGTCAGATGTCGAGGGCTTCGGCATGGTGCTCGTGGAGGCGCTGGCACGGGGCATCCCCGTCGTCGCGACGCGCTGTTCAGGTCCTGTGGAAATCGTCCAGGATGGGCACAATGGTTGGCTGTTCGAACCCGGGCGTTCAGATGAATTGGCGGCACTTCTCGACCGGCTCGCGCGCGGCCATCTCCAGTTGCCAGCACAGGACGTGTGTGTTCATTCCGTGGAGCGGTATCGGACGGACGCCGTGATCGACCGCATGGAGGAGGCGCTCTGCGCGGTGCGTGCTCTGTATCAGCCGAAGGCGTTTCCGCCCTTCCTGGGCGTGGCGCTTTGCTGA
- a CDS encoding methyltransferase domain-containing protein, giving the protein MDQAFQVIDDVMKTYVSREDVPNRWLIHQTLATAAIRRAVLRALPIRAGMRVLDIGCGFGALTFDIAALYAVQLTGIDRSSTALAVAKRVEHDLRNAGAIAAGCAIEWKTGDAEALPLPDNDADVAVSRFLFQHLTNPNAAVREIFRVLKPGGFTCLIDADDALSLEYPVDPVAAEVKDALSRLQQTNGGDRHMGRKLASLLAGAGLSVVQTFVVPQAHYAETPSRLARLTLLEQLRERRAGLIETGIISQASYEALARRLQQEPEQPQFSMHAEVAVIAKKPA; this is encoded by the coding sequence ATGGACCAAGCCTTCCAAGTCATTGATGACGTCATGAAGACGTATGTTTCGCGGGAAGATGTCCCCAACCGATGGCTTATTCACCAAACGCTCGCCACGGCAGCTATACGCCGAGCCGTCCTCCGCGCGCTGCCCATCCGCGCCGGGATGCGTGTCCTTGACATCGGCTGCGGATTCGGCGCCCTCACCTTTGACATCGCGGCGCTTTATGCCGTGCAGCTGACAGGCATCGACCGATCATCCACAGCGCTCGCGGTGGCAAAGCGCGTGGAACACGACCTCAGGAACGCGGGCGCAATAGCCGCGGGATGCGCCATCGAGTGGAAGACGGGCGACGCGGAGGCGCTGCCGCTCCCAGACAACGATGCCGATGTCGCGGTTTCGCGCTTCTTATTCCAGCACCTCACGAATCCGAATGCAGCCGTTCGGGAGATCTTCCGCGTTTTGAAGCCGGGTGGCTTCACGTGCCTGATAGACGCCGACGACGCGCTGAGCCTCGAATATCCCGTCGATCCCGTCGCCGCCGAGGTCAAGGACGCCCTGAGCAGACTACAGCAAACAAACGGAGGCGACAGACACATGGGAAGGAAACTCGCCAGCCTGCTCGCAGGAGCTGGCCTCTCCGTCGTCCAGACGTTTGTCGTGCCTCAAGCGCACTATGCAGAAACACCCAGTCGCCTTGCTCGCCTTACGCTCCTCGAACAACTGCGGGAACGCCGCGCTGGGCTCATCGAAACCGGTATCATCAGCCAAGCGTCGTATGAAGCGCTCGCAAGACGCTTGCAGCAAGAACCGGAACAGCCGCAGTTTTCCATGCACGCGGAAGTCGCCGTGATCGCGAAGAAGCCGGCCTGA
- a CDS encoding flagellin N-terminal helical domain-containing protein — protein MSLNFSVNNNASAASILSNLQYVNNEINTSYQQLSTGNRINSAADDPAGYAIAQQMTAQVNALNQAIQNAQNGISMLQTASGAMNQVTSILQTMNTLAVEAANGTENSTDLSNLDQEFVALQNQINNIASQTKFNTMTLLDGSFASSGVVFQINTDSTTNSQLTVTIAAVSIGALFSSAVLSGGYLHITSQTLAQQAISVVQAAITSLSAYQAQVGAVEDQLNYTVSNLQNTADNLQNAESTITNTDMAKAYTEFSQQQVLQQVGLAMLAQADQQPDAILKLLQ, from the coding sequence ATGTCCCTCAATTTCAGTGTAAACAACAATGCGTCCGCCGCAAGCATTCTTTCGAACCTGCAGTACGTCAACAACGAAATCAACACATCATATCAGCAACTGTCGACTGGCAACCGAATCAACAGCGCCGCTGACGATCCGGCGGGATACGCGATTGCACAGCAGATGACCGCTCAGGTGAACGCGCTCAACCAGGCCATTCAAAACGCGCAAAACGGCATCAGCATGTTGCAGACCGCGTCCGGCGCCATGAACCAAGTCACCTCGATTCTGCAGACCATGAACACGCTCGCCGTCGAGGCGGCCAACGGCACGGAGAATTCGACGGACCTGAGCAACCTGGATCAGGAATTCGTCGCCCTGCAGAACCAGATCAACAACATCGCGAGCCAGACGAAGTTCAACACCATGACGCTGCTCGATGGTTCGTTTGCAAGCAGTGGTGTCGTATTCCAGATCAACACCGACAGCACGACCAACTCCCAGCTCACCGTGACCATCGCCGCGGTCAGCATCGGGGCGCTCTTCAGTTCGGCTGTTCTGTCCGGAGGATATCTGCACATCACATCGCAGACGCTCGCGCAGCAGGCAATTTCCGTTGTCCAGGCGGCCATCACGAGCCTGTCGGCGTACCAGGCCCAGGTGGGCGCCGTGGAAGATCAGCTGAACTACACCGTCTCGAACCTGCAGAACACGGCCGACAACCTGCAGAATGCCGAGTCGACCATCACCAACACAGACATGGCGAAGGCCTATACTGAATTCAGCCAGCAGCAGGTTCTGCAGCAAGTCGGCTTGGCGATGCTGGCGCAAGCAGACCAGCAGCCTGATGCTATCCTGAAGCTGTTGCAATAA
- a CDS encoding flagellin N-terminal helical domain-containing protein, translating into MRITTAMEQQQFLYNLENINTAMQNVQEQLSTGKVLNLPQDDPVAVSQDMDLASEISQISANLSTISSGLSWMNATQSAMQGMVTQLQQIQSNLVAAMNTSNQSSAGLQGYAETIAQLIQGVYQIADQTVGSRYLFGGQADNVAPTTYLKTSPNGTPQVIPPGAGPQSTPYNPFDDANASPPNVNQIIGNQVSIRVTVTAYDIFLTSPGGGPNLQDTLNDIQTDLQSGNTAGLKQDLTNLQANLNQVINLNAALGARIQRMTAAQNQLTQYQTNLSNLKGGIEGADMAQVMTQFSTDQVIYEAALQMGAQILLPTLVSYLPS; encoded by the coding sequence GTGCGGATTACAACGGCGATGGAGCAGCAGCAGTTCCTGTACAACCTTGAGAACATCAACACTGCGATGCAGAACGTGCAGGAGCAGCTGTCCACCGGCAAAGTCCTCAACCTCCCGCAGGACGATCCTGTCGCTGTATCGCAAGATATGGATTTGGCAAGCGAGATTTCGCAGATCTCTGCGAATCTGTCGACGATTTCTTCCGGCCTTTCCTGGATGAACGCGACGCAGTCCGCGATGCAAGGGATGGTGACCCAACTTCAGCAGATTCAATCCAACTTGGTGGCTGCGATGAACACATCCAACCAGAGCAGCGCGGGACTCCAGGGCTATGCCGAGACCATCGCGCAGCTCATTCAGGGTGTGTACCAGATTGCCGACCAGACCGTCGGCAGCCGCTACTTGTTCGGAGGTCAAGCGGACAACGTGGCACCTACCACGTACCTCAAAACGTCCCCCAACGGGACCCCGCAGGTGATTCCGCCGGGCGCCGGGCCGCAGTCGACGCCTTACAATCCGTTTGACGACGCCAACGCGAGTCCGCCAAACGTGAACCAGATCATCGGGAATCAGGTTTCCATTCGTGTAACCGTCACTGCTTACGACATCTTCCTCACGTCGCCTGGCGGTGGCCCAAACTTGCAGGATACGCTGAACGACATTCAAACTGACCTGCAAAGCGGGAACACGGCCGGCTTGAAGCAGGACCTGACGAACCTCCAGGCCAACTTGAATCAGGTTATTAACCTGAACGCGGCGCTCGGGGCGCGCATTCAGCGCATGACCGCTGCGCAAAACCAGTTGACCCAATATCAGACCAATCTCAGCAACTTGAAAGGGGGGATTGAAGGGGCGGATATGGCCCAGGTCATGACGCAGTTCTCCACAGATCAGGTGATCTACGAGGCTGCGCTGCAGATGGGCGCTCAGATTCTGCTCCCCACATTGGTGAGCTATCTGCCGAGTTGA